In one Brevibacterium sp. CBA3109 genomic region, the following are encoded:
- a CDS encoding glutamate--cysteine ligase yields the protein MGEAVNSKRYTPEERTLYREKLAENLELFDTYLRHAEFKSAGTIGLELELNLVDENNQPSLNNTKVLKHLGDEYQSEIGGFNLELNHPVLQVAGRGLKTLESGVAHRLERAQKAAEAEGLKVASIGTLPTLSTQFLTESTWMTDENRYAALSNSVIDARGEYVRIELDGEEKYKHEFSDIAPEASCTSMQLHLQVAPNKFAEAWNASQAIAAAQVAMGANSPLFVGRRLWHESRIPVFSQSIDTRTPELVNQGVRPRVWFGERWITSVFDLFEENVRYFPPLLPEIKDFVEFSSADAPKLYELNLHNGTVWRWNRPIYDSSDSGAHIRVENRLLPAGPTPVDMVADAAFYYGLAEFLVGENRPVWSRMSFREAEENFFACAKDGINARVTWPKIGHIDVADLVLDVLIPQARRGLNRLGIDKDVIEEYMSIIEGRAELRANGATWQLQMLDRLAPNSDPDSPERREGLKAMMDAYVKNQASGEPVHTWDVPA from the coding sequence ATGGGTGAGGCAGTCAATTCCAAGCGGTACACGCCGGAAGAACGCACGCTGTATCGGGAGAAGCTCGCGGAGAACCTCGAGCTCTTCGACACGTACCTGCGGCATGCGGAGTTCAAGTCTGCGGGCACGATCGGTCTGGAGCTCGAACTCAACCTCGTCGATGAGAACAATCAGCCGAGTCTGAACAATACAAAGGTTCTCAAGCACCTCGGCGACGAATACCAGTCCGAGATCGGCGGCTTCAACCTCGAACTCAACCATCCTGTGCTGCAGGTCGCCGGGCGCGGACTCAAGACTCTGGAGTCCGGAGTCGCACATCGGCTGGAGAGGGCCCAGAAAGCCGCCGAGGCGGAAGGGCTGAAGGTCGCATCGATCGGAACGCTGCCGACGCTTTCGACCCAGTTCCTCACCGAGTCGACGTGGATGACCGATGAGAACCGGTACGCGGCTCTGAGCAATTCGGTTATCGATGCGCGCGGCGAATACGTTCGCATCGAACTCGACGGTGAGGAGAAGTACAAGCACGAGTTCTCCGACATCGCGCCCGAAGCCTCATGCACTTCGATGCAGCTGCATCTGCAGGTCGCGCCCAACAAATTCGCCGAGGCGTGGAACGCGTCTCAGGCGATCGCTGCAGCACAGGTCGCAATGGGCGCGAACTCCCCTCTGTTCGTCGGCCGCAGGCTTTGGCACGAATCCCGGATCCCCGTGTTCAGCCAGTCCATTGACACCCGAACCCCGGAACTGGTCAATCAGGGGGTACGTCCGCGGGTGTGGTTCGGTGAACGCTGGATCACGAGCGTATTCGACCTCTTCGAGGAGAACGTCCGCTACTTCCCGCCGCTGCTGCCGGAGATCAAGGACTTCGTCGAGTTCAGCTCGGCCGATGCCCCGAAGCTCTACGAACTCAATCTGCACAATGGCACAGTGTGGCGCTGGAACCGGCCGATCTACGATTCCTCCGACAGCGGAGCGCATATCCGCGTGGAGAACCGACTGCTGCCGGCTGGTCCCACACCGGTCGATATGGTCGCCGACGCCGCCTTTTACTACGGTCTCGCAGAGTTCCTCGTCGGAGAGAACCGCCCCGTGTGGTCGCGGATGTCCTTCCGCGAGGCCGAGGAGAACTTCTTCGCCTGCGCAAAGGACGGCATCAATGCCCGCGTGACCTGGCCGAAGATCGGGCACATCGACGTCGCAGACCTCGTCCTCGACGTTCTCATTCCGCAGGCGCGCAGGGGACTGAACCGACTGGGCATCGACAAGGACGTCATCGAAGAGTACATGTCGATCATCGAAGGGCGAGCCGAACTGCGTGCCAACGGAGCGACCTGGCAGCTGCAGATGCTTGACCGCCTGGCCCCGAACAGTGACCCGGACTCACCGGAGCGCCGAGAAGGGCTCAAAGCGATGATGGACGCCTACGTGAAGAACCAGGCCTCAGGCGAGCCCGTCCACACCTGGGACGTGCCCGCCTAA
- a CDS encoding pyridoxal phosphate-dependent aminotransferase: MNTQMSAPRVSDRAGLVQPFAAMDIVSKVQEMSRSGRDTIAMCLGEPTQGAPGPVRRRAAEVITDGTNLGYSPIFGIPELRAAIAGHYRDWYGVEVPTERIAITTGSSGAFQTAFLTCFDAGDRIALARPGYGAYKNILAALNCETVELDCGGDHGFQPTVELLEQAHAKAPLKGLMLASPANPTGTMISGDHLGELVSWCAEHGVQVISDEIYHGISYIGTRGETALAHDDNAIVISSFSKYWAMTGWRLGWAILPEELTHAAQNVTGNLSLCAPVPAQHAAVAAFTEESYAECEAAVESFARARKHVLDATADLGFTDMAPPDGAFYMYARIDEILQRSGAGIVTATDWCQVLLEATGVALAPGDDFDSFNGPRSVRLSLAVGADKTAEALDRILDFMR; encoded by the coding sequence ATGAATACCCAAATGAGCGCACCCCGCGTCTCTGATCGAGCCGGCCTCGTCCAGCCCTTCGCCGCCATGGACATCGTGTCCAAAGTCCAAGAGATGTCGCGCTCGGGTCGGGACACCATCGCCATGTGCTTGGGTGAGCCGACCCAGGGTGCGCCGGGACCGGTGCGCAGGAGGGCTGCCGAGGTGATCACCGACGGCACGAACCTCGGCTACTCCCCGATCTTCGGCATCCCCGAACTGCGCGCAGCCATCGCCGGGCATTACCGCGACTGGTACGGCGTCGAGGTGCCCACCGAACGCATCGCCATCACCACGGGCTCCTCCGGTGCCTTCCAGACGGCCTTCCTGACCTGCTTCGATGCGGGTGATCGCATCGCGCTCGCCCGCCCGGGCTACGGCGCATACAAGAATATCCTCGCCGCTTTGAACTGCGAGACCGTCGAACTCGACTGCGGTGGAGACCACGGCTTCCAACCCACTGTCGAACTCCTCGAGCAGGCACACGCGAAGGCCCCACTCAAGGGGCTCATGCTCGCATCGCCGGCGAATCCGACGGGCACGATGATTTCAGGCGACCACCTCGGCGAACTCGTCTCCTGGTGCGCCGAACACGGCGTGCAGGTGATCTCTGACGAGATATACCACGGCATCAGCTACATCGGCACGCGTGGTGAGACCGCGTTGGCCCACGATGACAATGCCATCGTCATCTCCTCGTTCTCGAAGTACTGGGCGATGACCGGGTGGCGGCTCGGTTGGGCGATTCTGCCCGAAGAGCTCACGCACGCTGCCCAGAACGTGACCGGAAACCTGTCGCTGTGTGCCCCGGTCCCCGCACAGCATGCGGCCGTGGCTGCCTTCACCGAAGAGTCCTACGCTGAATGCGAAGCGGCGGTCGAATCCTTCGCCCGCGCCCGCAAGCACGTTCTCGACGCCACTGCTGACCTGGGGTTTACCGATATGGCGCCGCCCGATGGGGCGTTCTACATGTATGCCCGCATCGACGAGATCCTGCAGCGGTCCGGCGCCGGTATCGTCACCGCGACCGATTGGTGTCAGGTGCTCCTCGAAGCCACCGGAGTCGCCCTGGCCCCGGGTGATGACTTCGATTCCTTCAACGGGCCCCGCTCGGTGCGGCTGTCGTTGGCCGTCGGCGCGGACAAGACCGCCGAGGCGCTCGACCGGATCCTCGACTTTATGAGATGA
- the menC gene encoding o-succinylbenzoate synthase, whose protein sequence is MKLKSITLHQVSIPLVTPFETSFMRETEKDCYLVEATFDTPKGEITGWGESVAMISPLYSSEYVASGIDVTKRWLAPILFDVDGLTAETVSWHLRHVIGHPMAKSALEMAVIEAQLKLNDQSFKSYLGGVVDSVPSGVSVGIQDSVEDTVKVIGGYLEEGYARIKLKIKPGKDIAPVAAVRKAFGDDFGFQVDANAAYTLVDASHLRRLDDYGLLLIEQPLGEADIRQHGELAKLMETPMCLDESIDSAEAAADAISMGAAAVINIKPGRVGGFIEAKKIHDLCAAHGVAVWHGGMVETGLGRAANAALASLPGFTLPGDISGSNRFFHEDITEEIVMYDGKVDVPTGVGFGVSINPARLEKFRTDSVGILPQS, encoded by the coding sequence ATGAAGCTCAAGTCAATCACTCTCCACCAGGTATCCATTCCCCTCGTCACCCCCTTCGAGACCTCGTTCATGCGAGAGACGGAGAAGGACTGCTACCTCGTCGAGGCCACCTTCGATACTCCGAAGGGTGAGATCACGGGGTGGGGAGAGTCGGTGGCGATGATCTCCCCGCTGTACTCCTCTGAGTACGTGGCATCGGGCATCGATGTCACAAAGCGATGGCTGGCACCGATCCTCTTCGACGTCGACGGCCTGACGGCGGAGACCGTGTCCTGGCACCTGCGTCACGTGATCGGTCACCCGATGGCGAAGTCAGCGCTGGAGATGGCAGTCATCGAGGCCCAGCTCAAACTCAATGACCAGTCCTTCAAGAGCTACCTGGGTGGCGTCGTCGACTCCGTTCCCTCCGGAGTCTCTGTGGGCATCCAGGACTCAGTCGAAGACACCGTCAAGGTCATCGGCGGTTACCTGGAAGAGGGCTACGCCCGCATCAAGCTCAAGATCAAACCGGGCAAGGACATTGCGCCCGTCGCCGCGGTGCGCAAGGCCTTCGGAGACGACTTCGGCTTCCAAGTCGATGCCAATGCCGCTTACACTCTCGTCGATGCCTCACACCTGCGCAGGCTCGATGATTATGGCCTCCTCCTCATCGAACAGCCCTTGGGCGAGGCCGACATCCGCCAGCACGGGGAGCTCGCGAAGCTGATGGAGACTCCCATGTGTCTGGACGAGTCGATTGACTCCGCTGAAGCCGCCGCCGATGCGATCTCCATGGGTGCGGCCGCCGTCATCAACATCAAGCCCGGGCGAGTGGGCGGCTTCATCGAAGCGAAGAAGATCCACGACCTCTGCGCCGCCCATGGTGTGGCCGTTTGGCACGGTGGAATGGTCGAGACCGGTCTGGGCCGGGCCGCCAATGCCGCACTGGCATCTCTGCCCGGTTTCACGCTGCCCGGAGACATCTCGGGATCGAATCGCTTCTTCCACGAGGACATCACCGAAGAGATCGTCATGTATGACGGCAAAGTCGACGTGCCCACAGGTGTCGGCTTCGGTGTGTCGATCAACCCCGCGAGACTCGAGAAGTTCCGCACCGACTCGGTGGGGATCCTCCCGCAGAGCTGA
- a CDS encoding DMT family transporter translates to MTPNSAAAHDGGPFADPSVSSRSPTASDPLSPTGLPTLGIIVSALLLGSAGLFVILAEASAPTAAFLRCWIAVIVLAPLAILELRHHGLLPSKALVVAAVSGAALGIDYVLWAQSVLDAGVGVSTVLISVQVIVFPALVWVFGGSRPGWLFIACIPVMIIGMLLTGGVFGADAGAANPGRGAVFGVLSGILYGVYIFGIHHCRKAAPNFVVAPVAVGTVAAGVMTAIAGVALGGLDFDLGWDGWAWMVALAVFGQALSWVLLSISSPLVTVPRTAALMLLQPLSAVVLGALIGGERLQPAQWIGAGLVVIIVWVVGGGPEALRRRR, encoded by the coding sequence ATGACTCCGAACTCGGCCGCGGCCCACGACGGGGGACCGTTTGCGGACCCATCTGTGTCTTCGCGCTCACCAACCGCCTCAGATCCGCTCTCGCCCACTGGTCTGCCGACGTTGGGCATCATCGTCTCTGCGCTGCTCCTGGGCTCGGCGGGCCTGTTCGTCATCCTCGCCGAGGCTAGTGCCCCGACTGCGGCATTCCTGCGCTGTTGGATCGCTGTCATCGTCCTGGCACCCCTGGCCATCCTCGAACTCCGGCATCATGGGCTCCTGCCGTCCAAGGCACTCGTTGTCGCAGCGGTCTCGGGTGCGGCTCTGGGCATTGACTATGTGCTGTGGGCCCAGAGCGTCCTTGATGCGGGAGTCGGTGTCTCTACGGTGCTCATCAGCGTCCAGGTCATCGTGTTTCCGGCACTGGTGTGGGTCTTCGGAGGATCGCGCCCGGGCTGGTTGTTCATCGCGTGCATCCCCGTCATGATCATCGGCATGCTGCTGACCGGAGGCGTCTTCGGTGCCGATGCGGGAGCCGCGAACCCGGGGCGTGGTGCGGTCTTCGGAGTGCTGTCTGGAATTCTCTACGGCGTCTACATCTTCGGCATCCATCACTGTCGGAAGGCGGCACCGAACTTCGTGGTCGCACCCGTGGCTGTAGGCACCGTTGCGGCGGGAGTGATGACGGCGATCGCCGGTGTCGCACTCGGCGGGCTCGATTTCGACCTGGGCTGGGACGGGTGGGCGTGGATGGTGGCGTTGGCCGTTTTCGGCCAGGCACTGTCATGGGTGCTGTTGAGCATTTCGAGTCCGCTGGTGACGGTGCCGCGAACGGCTGCTCTCATGCTGCTCCAACCGCTGTCGGCCGTGGTCCTGGGCGCGCTCATCGGCGGAGAGCGACTGCAGCCGGCACAGTGGATCGGTGCGGGGCTGGTCGTCATCATCGTCTGGGTCGTCGGCGGTGGCCCGGAGGCGCTGCGCAGGAGGCGGTGA
- a CDS encoding peroxidase-related enzyme (This protein belongs to a clade of uncharacterized proteins related to peroxidases such as the alkylhydroperoxidase AhpD.) has protein sequence MRYPLADIDDVEDDIRETILAVSEKSGFVPNVFLSLARRPAEFRAFFAYYDALMEKETGNLTKGDREMIVTATSAVNNCLYCVVAHGAVLRIMEKKPLVADQVAVNYRQADITDRQMAMLDFAMTVCTEPWALGDADFAALAEHGFDDEDAWDIGAITGFFGLSNRMAHIGSMMPNPEFYLMGRVPRERK, from the coding sequence ATGCGTTACCCACTGGCTGACATCGACGATGTCGAAGACGATATCCGCGAAACCATCCTGGCCGTGTCCGAGAAGTCGGGCTTCGTGCCCAACGTCTTCCTCTCCTTGGCCCGCCGCCCCGCGGAGTTCCGTGCCTTCTTCGCCTACTACGACGCTCTCATGGAGAAGGAGACAGGGAACCTGACCAAGGGAGACCGGGAGATGATCGTCACGGCCACCTCGGCGGTCAACAACTGCCTCTACTGCGTCGTCGCGCACGGAGCCGTGCTGCGGATCATGGAGAAGAAGCCCTTGGTCGCGGACCAAGTGGCTGTCAACTATCGGCAGGCCGACATCACCGACCGCCAGATGGCGATGCTCGACTTCGCAATGACGGTCTGCACAGAGCCCTGGGCGCTCGGTGACGCTGATTTCGCAGCCCTGGCCGAACACGGATTCGACGACGAAGATGCCTGGGACATCGGTGCGATCACCGGATTCTTCGGCCTGTCCAACCGGATGGCCCACATCGGTTCGATGATGCCCAACCCCGAGTTCTACCTCATGGGACGCGTCCCACGCGAGAGGAAGTGA
- a CDS encoding peptidoglycan-binding protein has translation MAGQTRHRNGSRSVLRGALIGFGAAVMALVVAAVIIVNSPVSFGSTTLRQMQMASVNQLTEQQIDNARLIIGIGRGGDFDDRAIRIALMTALQESSLRNLDSGDRDSIGLFQQRPSQGWGEPEHLNDPIYATKSFYGINPDIENPGLEQIEDWHTMSPTEAAQAVQRSGLPDAYEQWESLADDLIGTQNDVEALS, from the coding sequence ATGGCTGGACAGACTCGACACCGCAACGGATCTCGGTCCGTGCTTCGTGGTGCCCTGATCGGCTTCGGGGCAGCGGTGATGGCCCTGGTCGTCGCCGCCGTCATCATCGTCAATTCACCTGTCTCCTTCGGTTCGACTACGCTCAGGCAGATGCAGATGGCTTCAGTGAATCAACTGACCGAGCAGCAGATCGACAATGCCCGACTCATCATCGGCATCGGCCGTGGTGGGGACTTCGACGACCGGGCGATCAGAATCGCCCTCATGACCGCACTCCAGGAATCCTCGCTGCGGAACCTCGACTCGGGTGACCGCGACTCGATCGGCCTGTTCCAGCAGCGCCCTTCGCAGGGCTGGGGCGAACCGGAGCACCTCAACGATCCCATCTACGCCACGAAGTCCTTCTACGGAATCAACCCGGACATCGAGAACCCTGGTCTCGAGCAGATCGAAGACTGGCACACGATGAGCCCCACCGAAGCAGCACAGGCCGTACAGCGATCCGGTCTGCCTGATGCCTATGAGCAGTGGGAGTCCCTGGCCGACGACCTCATCGGCACTCAGAACGACGTCGAAGCCCTAAGCTGA
- a CDS encoding metalloregulator ArsR/SmtB family transcription factor — MASTSDPTPVNAAVEQLLRNPEDNLEAISETADLFKALATTSRLKMLLVLAHGEATVTHIVESTELSQPLVSQHLKFLRGLHLVEVNRIGREAYYSLKDDHVAHIILDALAHTVEGHEH, encoded by the coding sequence ATGGCCTCCACTTCAGATCCCACCCCGGTCAATGCCGCAGTTGAGCAGCTCCTGCGCAACCCCGAGGACAATCTCGAAGCCATCTCAGAGACCGCCGATCTGTTCAAAGCACTGGCCACGACGTCGCGGCTGAAGATGCTGCTGGTCCTCGCCCACGGTGAGGCGACAGTGACACACATCGTCGAGTCCACCGAGCTCTCGCAGCCCCTGGTGTCTCAGCATCTGAAGTTCCTGCGCGGCCTCCACCTCGTCGAGGTCAACCGGATCGGCCGCGAAGCCTATTATTCGCTCAAGGACGACCACGTCGCCCACATCATCCTCGATGCCCTGGCCCATACCGTCGAAGGTCACGAGCACTGA
- a CDS encoding M20 family metallopeptidase, giving the protein MTTSQSSELQSADLVAKATDRLPLILDDIKRVITKETPSHDKEAVAAGAHDFVELLRERLGASAEVITIDDTAHVRLRFGSGPARVVLLNHQDTVWPHGTLDRIPFSTDDGILRGPGSFDMLTGAIMSIHASAILSEQLGESALDGLSILVTGDEEIGSISSSDLIRAEAAEAKAVYVMEASAGGALKLERKGTSNYTLVFTGKASHAGLEPEKGINAGMALALHLPLVADLANPKEGTSVVPTVISAGTTSNTVPAEARVDVDVRARTAAELDRVDAAMRELATRPQLEGSSIEVIGGINRPPFEREQSATLFDRATALTAELGLAAPEGVSVGGASDGNFTAGDGIATLDGLGAVGDGAHAEHEHAVIAEIAPRTALLAALIADQLKG; this is encoded by the coding sequence ATGACTACCTCTCAGTCCTCAGAGCTCCAGTCCGCTGACCTCGTTGCCAAGGCCACCGACCGCCTCCCCCTCATCCTCGATGACATCAAACGCGTCATCACGAAGGAAACACCTTCTCACGACAAAGAAGCTGTGGCCGCCGGTGCCCACGACTTCGTCGAACTGCTGCGTGAACGCCTCGGTGCGTCGGCCGAGGTCATCACCATCGATGACACTGCCCATGTGCGGCTGCGTTTCGGCTCGGGGCCGGCCCGCGTCGTCCTCCTCAACCACCAGGACACGGTGTGGCCGCACGGGACCTTAGACCGCATCCCCTTCTCCACCGACGACGGAATCCTGCGCGGGCCGGGCAGCTTCGACATGCTCACCGGGGCGATCATGAGCATCCACGCGAGCGCGATCCTGAGCGAGCAGCTCGGCGAGAGTGCCCTCGACGGTCTGTCGATCCTCGTCACCGGCGATGAGGAGATCGGGTCGATCTCGTCCTCGGATCTCATTCGCGCCGAGGCGGCCGAGGCGAAGGCCGTGTATGTGATGGAGGCGAGCGCCGGGGGTGCGCTCAAACTCGAACGCAAGGGCACGAGCAACTACACACTCGTCTTCACGGGCAAGGCCTCCCATGCCGGGCTCGAACCGGAGAAGGGAATCAACGCGGGCATGGCACTGGCCCTGCATCTGCCCCTCGTCGCCGATCTCGCCAACCCTAAGGAGGGGACATCTGTGGTGCCGACCGTGATCAGTGCGGGCACCACCTCGAACACGGTCCCCGCCGAGGCACGTGTCGATGTGGATGTGCGTGCACGCACCGCCGCCGAACTCGACCGAGTCGATGCCGCCATGCGTGAGCTCGCCACACGGCCCCAACTCGAGGGCTCGTCGATCGAGGTCATCGGCGGAATCAACCGTCCACCGTTCGAGCGCGAGCAGTCGGCGACACTCTTCGATCGCGCCACTGCCTTGACCGCTGAACTTGGTCTGGCCGCTCCCGAAGGTGTCTCCGTGGGCGGCGCCTCGGACGGTAACTTCACCGCCGGCGACGGCATCGCGACACTTGATGGTCTGGGTGCCGTGGGCGATGGTGCACATGCCGAACACGAGCACGCCGTCATCGCTGAGATCGCCCCGCGCACCGCTCTGCTCGCAGCCCTCATCGCCGATCAGCTCAAGGGCTGA
- a CDS encoding ABC transporter substrate-binding protein: MRTAHQPLTLAVLGLGTALSLSACSLLPDQASHANGPYPQTVDSPYGSATITAQPEKIAVTSSIDFDIAVALGEDPVVAPALSDKKASPWAAEALDDAGRDTPALYDAEKGPDVEAIREAQPDVILATGLDDVAEHFDELSDIAPVVAAEDDATWTDRTAAVATALNKAKEAESSVNDINAEAEEVAAHHLEFEDTTYARADVTADSIDYLSYSGSDDSFFTGIGMFQNSAAEDYSAKKHSVTKPQVDQLDADVLLIHFPDVGQTMLDEDELEDPFYREVKVIRGKHYTVLDDNTFAALTNLSPLSYDWLLQGFPDDLGKAEQGVL, from the coding sequence GTGAGAACTGCACACCAGCCACTGACCCTGGCCGTGCTGGGACTGGGCACGGCCCTGTCGCTCAGCGCATGCTCACTACTTCCCGATCAGGCAAGCCACGCCAACGGCCCCTACCCGCAGACCGTCGACTCCCCCTATGGCAGTGCCACGATCACAGCACAGCCGGAGAAGATCGCTGTGACCAGTTCCATTGACTTCGACATCGCCGTGGCGCTCGGCGAGGATCCGGTCGTCGCACCGGCGCTGTCAGACAAGAAGGCCAGCCCCTGGGCCGCAGAGGCCCTTGATGATGCCGGCAGGGACACTCCGGCCCTGTATGACGCGGAGAAGGGTCCAGATGTCGAGGCGATCCGCGAAGCACAACCCGATGTCATCCTCGCCACCGGTCTCGACGATGTCGCAGAGCATTTCGACGAGCTCTCCGATATTGCGCCCGTCGTTGCCGCCGAAGACGATGCGACGTGGACCGATCGCACCGCCGCCGTCGCCACTGCATTGAACAAGGCGAAAGAGGCTGAGTCCAGCGTCAATGACATCAACGCTGAGGCCGAGGAGGTCGCCGCCCACCACCTCGAATTCGAAGACACGACCTATGCCCGCGCCGACGTCACAGCCGATTCCATCGACTACCTGTCGTATTCGGGCAGCGACGACAGCTTCTTCACCGGCATCGGCATGTTCCAAAACTCCGCGGCAGAGGACTACTCTGCCAAGAAGCATTCGGTCACGAAGCCTCAGGTCGACCAGCTCGATGCCGATGTCCTCCTCATCCACTTCCCCGATGTCGGGCAGACGATGCTGGACGAAGACGAGCTGGAGGATCCGTTCTATCGGGAAGTCAAGGTCATCCGCGGCAAGCACTACACCGTGCTCGATGACAACACGTTCGCAGCCCTGACCAACCTGTCGCCATTGAGCTATGACTGGCTGCTGCAGGGCTTCCCCGACGATCTGGGCAAGGCCGAACAGGGCGTCCTCTGA
- a CDS encoding HEAT repeat domain-containing protein, with the protein MTNPHSTDTSAQHVSQPQVKQELVIAALSSPNPQQRLQAALSVGIAAEDRHLGVLIQRSGIEPDFFVRDMLTWAITRMPAEATVSLLIAELGSDVPQAQSQALHTLSKIGDPRGWEAMDPGVIGDGLIAHSDTEVARSAWRAAVALVPGSDRERLALSLVAQLGLGDMETQKSLSRAIVSLGEDLVSVLDGRLQAEEETVRTHAMATRDMFTDPDAGFAHALSEAKRMVALGSEESA; encoded by the coding sequence ATGACCAATCCACACAGCACCGATACATCCGCGCAGCACGTCTCGCAGCCCCAGGTGAAACAGGAGCTCGTCATCGCAGCGCTGTCATCGCCGAATCCACAGCAGCGACTGCAGGCGGCGCTGTCCGTCGGAATCGCAGCCGAGGACCGCCACCTCGGCGTTCTCATCCAGCGGAGCGGAATCGAGCCGGACTTCTTCGTCCGTGACATGCTCACCTGGGCAATCACTCGGATGCCTGCCGAGGCGACCGTTTCGCTGCTCATCGCCGAGCTGGGCTCCGATGTTCCGCAAGCCCAGAGTCAGGCACTGCACACATTGTCGAAGATCGGTGACCCTCGCGGCTGGGAGGCCATGGACCCGGGAGTCATCGGAGACGGGCTGATCGCTCATTCCGACACCGAGGTGGCCCGCAGTGCGTGGAGGGCCGCCGTGGCACTTGTTCCCGGTAGTGACCGAGAGCGGTTGGCCTTGTCCCTGGTCGCACAGCTTGGACTGGGCGACATGGAGACGCAGAAGAGCCTGAGTCGAGCCATCGTCTCCCTGGGTGAGGACCTCGTGTCAGTGCTCGATGGAAGACTGCAGGCAGAGGAAGAAACAGTGCGGACACACGCCATGGCGACCCGGGACATGTTCACCGATCCGGACGCCGGTTTCGCTCACGCCTTGAGCGAAGCCAAGCGCATGGTCGCACTGGGGTCCGAGGAGTCAGCATAG
- a CDS encoding cupin yields the protein MSDENTGSTGEVQLDNGVFRATKWTIEPDGVIPMHKHEYEYVVVPMVTDTMVVKNSDGTQINAELEAGISYTRAAGAEHEVSNPGGTADVVFVEIERL from the coding sequence ATGAGCGACGAGAACACCGGCTCGACCGGCGAGGTTCAGCTCGACAACGGAGTCTTCCGAGCAACGAAATGGACGATCGAACCCGATGGCGTCATCCCGATGCACAAGCACGAGTACGAATACGTCGTCGTGCCCATGGTCACCGACACGATGGTTGTGAAGAACTCGGACGGCACGCAGATCAACGCCGAACTCGAAGCAGGAATCAGCTACACCCGTGCCGCAGGTGCTGAGCATGAAGTCTCGAACCCCGGCGGTACCGCCGATGTCGTCTTCGTCGAAATCGAACGCCTCTGA
- a CDS encoding FkbM family methyltransferase, giving the protein MNDYLRSLKGRKQKWFGLKLPVKTALAQPYLHPMLRTLAPHINGIKVGRLPAPIGLTEVRGRAGGAGFYLVDPFRCEIAKEFYWGKGRRTEAEDAFALDLMVELSRDADVFLDIGAYTGVFTMAVLAANPAAVAHSFEIIPAVVTGLKKNIARNHLGDRVSVHPTGVGKTGTTMHVPTGDGGSALPSFYGAGMDFDSGAQVHFTCLDELLPDLPPGHPQVTVKIDVEGAENDVLDNGRELLGTLQPDILCEVLEERAQPAQLMRILDRFDCHYYLVGHDHLSARDEIVPDPHLRDWLFTMKNPEDMRVAGYPIT; this is encoded by the coding sequence GTGAACGACTACCTGCGGTCGCTCAAAGGCCGGAAGCAGAAGTGGTTCGGACTCAAACTGCCCGTCAAGACTGCACTCGCGCAACCGTATCTCCACCCGATGCTGAGGACGCTGGCACCCCACATCAACGGCATCAAGGTCGGCAGACTGCCCGCACCGATCGGACTCACCGAGGTGCGCGGGCGTGCCGGAGGCGCCGGCTTCTACCTCGTCGATCCATTTCGCTGTGAGATCGCCAAGGAATTCTATTGGGGCAAGGGTCGCCGGACGGAGGCAGAGGACGCCTTCGCGCTCGACCTCATGGTCGAACTGTCCCGCGACGCGGACGTGTTCCTCGACATCGGTGCCTACACCGGGGTATTCACGATGGCGGTTCTGGCCGCGAATCCGGCCGCGGTCGCCCACTCCTTCGAGATCATCCCTGCCGTCGTCACCGGGCTGAAGAAGAACATTGCCCGCAATCACCTCGGCGATCGGGTGAGCGTGCATCCGACGGGGGTCGGCAAGACCGGCACCACGATGCACGTACCCACTGGTGACGGGGGTTCGGCTCTGCCGTCGTTCTACGGGGCGGGCATGGACTTCGACTCCGGTGCGCAGGTGCACTTCACCTGCCTCGACGAGCTCCTCCCGGACCTGCCGCCCGGTCACCCGCAGGTGACGGTGAAGATCGACGTTGAGGGTGCGGAGAACGATGTCCTCGACAACGGTCGGGAACTGTTGGGCACACTGCAGCCGGACATCCTGTGCGAGGTTCTCGAAGAGAGGGCGCAGCCCGCGCAGCTGATGCGCATCCTCGATCGCTTCGACTGCCACTACTACCTCGTCGGCCACGATCACCTCAGTGCCCGTGACGAGATCGTCCCCGACCCGCATTTGCGCGACTGGCTCTTCACCATGAAGAACCCGGAGGATATGCGGGTCGCGGGCTACCCGATCACGTGA